Proteins encoded in a region of the Pieris rapae chromosome 10, ilPieRapa1.1, whole genome shotgun sequence genome:
- the LOC110994183 gene encoding mannose-P-dolichol utilization defect 1 protein homolog produces MGDIIKGFLISLLTEKCFNEYFLKYNFLDVPCLKSSLSKGLGIGIIAGSILVKVPQILKITNSRSAKGINIYGVFLELFAITANFTYSYVMNFPFSAWGEGTFLALQTAAIAALVLHYSGSPMQAALFLSIYPAVVSALVSGYTPVDVLWTMQAVNVPIILVAKAIQVITNYKNRSTGQLSAVTCCLLFAGSIARIFTSIQETGDLIIIVTFCVSTIANGAIVFQLFWYWNVDTSVSTKNKNKKKKRT; encoded by the exons ATGGGCGATATTATAAAAGGATTTTTGATATCTTTATTGACTGAAAAATGCTTCAACGAATACTTTTTAAAGTACAATTTCCTGGATG TTCCATGCCTTAAAAGTAGTCTAAGCAAAGGTCTGGGTATTGGTATAATTGCTGGCTCAATTTTAGTAAAGGTGCCtcaaattctaaaaattactaataGCAGGAGTGCTAAAGGTATCAATATTTATGGGGtttttcttgaattatttgCAATTACTGCCAACTTTACctacagctatgtaatgaacTTTCCTTTCAG tgcaTGGGGCGAAGGAACATTTCTGGCTCTTCAAACAGCTGCAATTGCAGCTCTTGTACTCCATTATAGTGGATCTCCAATGCAAGCTGCATTATTCTTGTCTATATATCCCGCTGTTGTCTCAGCATTAGTCAGTGGTTATACTCCTGTTGATGTTCTATGGACAATGCAAGCTGTTAATGTTCCTATTATATTAGTTGCcaag gcAATTCAAGTTATAACTAACTACAAGAATCGCAGTACTGGACAATTATCAGCAGTGACATGTTGCCTTCTATTTGCGGGCAGTATTGCAAGAATATTTACATCGATCCAGGAAACAGGAGACCTAATAATTATAGTCACATTTTGTGTTTCAACTATAGCTAATGGTGCTATTGTCTTCCAACTGTTTTGGTATTGGAATGTTGACACAAGTGTATCTACCAAAAACAAGAACAAAAAGAAGAAACGCACATAG
- the LOC110994211 gene encoding UPF0430 protein CG31712: MIMGRSRSRSKSPRRHHKSNKHSRKKSRSKDRSSSRSRSTKHAEKSRERSSKSRKRSHSVSSASSTDGSYDGSRSRKKSKCRNKMDEVDRLAEMERQRRIREAEQKVVEEEAAKRIELLVKKRVEEELEKRKEEIEREVAKRVEEAKRKMEHEMMQELEKQREQQKREEIARQVEEERKRKELEDIMAENNKKIEEAQRKLAEERLAMIEEQRKMDEERQKLKKEQEKRVKEEQKKILGKNNSRPKLSFSLKPL; the protein is encoded by the exons ATGATAATGGGACGTTCACGCTCTAGAAGTAAATCTCCGCGGCGTCATCATAAAAGCAATAAACATTCGAGGAAGAAAAGTCGTTCAAAAGACAGATCGTCCTCTCGCAGTAGGAGTACGAAACACGCCGAAAAGTCAAGAGAACGGAGTTCAAAATCACG AAAAAGGTCACATTCTGTGTCTTCAGCATCATCCACTGATGGCTCATATGATGGTAGCAGGAGTAGAAAGAAATCCAAATGCCGTAATAAAATGGATGAAGTTGACCGCCTAGCAGAAATGGAAAGGCAAAGGCGTATAAGAGAAGCggaacaaaaa GTAGTTGAGGAAGAAGCTGCTAAAAGAATAGAACTTCTTGTTAAGAAAAGAGTAGAGGAGGAATTAGAAAAACGAAAGGAAGAAATAGAAAGAGAAGTAGCTAAAAGGGTTGAAGAGGCTAAAAGAAAAATGGAACATGAGATGATGCAAGAACTAGAAAAACAACGGGAACAACAGAAACGAGAGGAAATTGCTCGACAG GTTGAAGAGGAACGTAAAAGGAAAGAGTTGGAGGATATCATggctgaaaataataaaaagattgaGGAAGCTCAACGCAAGCTG gCGGAAGAAAGGTTGGCTATGATAGAAGAACAAAGGAAGATGGACGAAGAGAGACAAAAGTTGAAAAAGGAACAAGAGAAACGAGTAAAAGAggaacaaaagaaaattttaggCAAAAACAACTCCAGACCCAAACTATCATTCTCCTTGAAACCACTTTGA
- the LOC110994210 gene encoding tubulin glycylase 3A-like isoform X1 — protein MPIIKKKFGKRKRKISGCILPKNAPPFTGLKKFTNASRQRVVKRLYKGGVRRIFTPFHKFNQKKKIRMEFSRTLSPAGLSPKEKSYLICSCQAKSTKYAGLKRKAAEAIKEAKIFSIQGSCNAVRKALLDRGWVEKLPLNRMNLTKIRNGVYSNKLEIQSELERLLLSNFVDKHNPNFVWRSRDDRRETTIDMSKDYTTIVNKLELDAVWTSKQGLCSSMKRNYWFYIEDVAEVKGPRSYNTPEPGEIEGFIHDYKITACTSLLKWTLSMVANERPIFNDNGKIAINVIVFALNRCKEYLFRKQHKDIDREINTVNDEQWNSFLKKYYCIIARNEVFTRDKSNKLPLYLSYAKYLLKEIHKYRPQLSCEGCHNIWIIKPAHCSRGRGIRMASKLGVITDLLYKANAKHVIQKYIEEPLLIHETKFDIRQYYLVTSTYPLVIWMYRDCYLKFSSQKYNLKNYHESIHLTNNAVQKKYSNCKNRHLELPSSNMWDLNKYKSYLNKIGRNDVWDSVIYPGMKKSIVGIMLSCQDSLSVSKNRFELYGCDFILDNEYKPWLIEINSCPDLNSTTQVTAKICPAVLTDIIKVVIDYANNPKSSTGDFECIYRQPMTLPKYGSATDLVVRGYSLPNEYFYKGHIEIQESYEDPEIGSEQDVEAILNKLKRFYDMEDTVMVQTRVLDEKIAKKREKLSPSSLTENELSPVIDISNPSSQNVLKVESETSTPNLKSSNVGVQSVSSVTDLKPCKTNLKNSFSFSALDDGPLGKASFIEIKPKKKTEILKLCAIQETVALANKDPEFNLISTKQNDSVLIAASRLISFMRDKEKEYLNYS, from the exons atgccaattataaaaaagaaattcggCAAACGAAAAAGG AAAATCAGTGGTTGTATACTTCCAAAAAATGCGCCCCCCTTCACTGGCCTAAAGAAATTCACAAATGCTTCCAGACAAAGAGTGGTAaag AGATTGTACAAGGGTGGCGTGAGACGCATATTTACTCCTTtccataaatttaatcaaaagaaAAAGATACGGATGGAGTTTTCAAGAACACTATCTCCTGCTGGCCTTTCACCAAAAGAGAAAAGCTACTTAATATGTAGCTGTCAGGCAAAATCAACTAAATATGCAGGTCTAAAAAGGAAGGCTGCAGAAGCTATAAAAGAAGCAAAAATATTCTCAATCCAAGGCTCTTGCAATGCCGTCAGGAAAGCTTTATTAGATCGAGGATGGGTCGAAAAGTTGCCTTTGAACCGTATGAATCttacaaaaataagaaatggTGTGTACTCAAACAAATTAGAAATACAAAGTGAACTTGAAAGATTGCTTCTATCCAATTTCGTAGATAAACATAATCCTAACTTCGTTTGGAGATCTCGTGACGATAGAAGAGAAACAACTATAGACATGTCAAAGGACTATACGACTATAGTTAATAAACTTGAACTTGATGCTGTATGGACTTCTAAACAAGGTTTGTGCTCTTCCatgaaaagaaattattggTTTTACATTGAAGACGTCGCCGAAGTCAAAGGACCGCGATCATATAACACGCCTGAACCAGGTGAAATTGAAGGATTCATACATGATTACAAAATTACAGCTTGTACTAGTTTGCTAAAATGGACTCTTTCGATGGTGGCCAATGAGAGACCCATTTTCAATGATAATGGTAAAATTGctattaatgtaattgtttttgcCTTGAATAGGTGTAAAGAATACCTATTTCGTAAACAGCATAAAGATATAGATCGAGAAATTAACACTGTAAATGACGAACAGTGGAACTCGTTTTTAAAGAAGTACTATTGTATAATTGCGAGAAACGAAGTATTCACAAGAGACAAAAGTAACAAATTGCcgttatatttaagttatgcCAAATATCTCTTAAAAGAAATTCACAAATATAGGCCACAGTTAAGTTGCGAGGGTTGTCATAATATATGGATAATTAAACCTGCCCATTGCTCTAGAGGAAGAGGCATAAGAATGGCATCTAAATTAGGAGTTATCACGGATTTGTTGTACAAAGCCAATGCGAAACATGTTATTCAGAAATACATCG AGGAGCCACTGCTTATTCATGAGACAAAATTTGACATACGGCAATACTATTTGGTAACGAGCACCTATCCTTTGGTTATATGGATGTATCGAGattgttatttaaagtttagttCGCAGAAATACAATCTTAAAAACTATCACGAGTCGATTCACTTGACGAATAATGcggtacaaaaaaaatatagcaacTGCAAAAATCGTCACTTAGAACTGCCTAGTAGCAATATGTGggacttaaataaatacaaaagctacttaaataaaattggaagAAATGACGTATGGGATTCTGTTATTTACCCTGGAATGAAGAAATCGATTGTAGGGATTATGCTGAGCTGTCAAGACTCCCTCTCAGTTAGTAAAAACCGCTTTGAGTTGTACggttgtgattttattttggaCAACGAATATAAACCATGGTTGATAGAAATTAACTCATGTCCAGATCTTAACAGTACAACACAAGTTACAGCAAAAATATGTCCGGCTGTGTTAACGGACATAATTAAAG TTGTAATTGATTATGCAAATAATCCAAAATCATCAACGGGCGATTTTGAATGCATTTATAGACAGCCAATGACTCTACCAAAATATGGGAGTGCAACCGATCTTGTTGTGCGAGGATATTCTCTTcccaatgaatatttttacaaaggcCACATTGAAATTCAAGAATCATATGAAGATCCTGAAATCGGTTCTGAGCAAGACGTTGAAGCAATTCTAAATAAGCTCAAACGCTTCTATGACATGGAGGATACGGTTATGGTACAGACACGCGTGTTGGACGAAAAAATAGCGAAGAAACGCGAGAAGTTATCACCTAGCAGTTTGACGGAAAATGAACTGAGTCCTGTAATTGATATTTCTAATCCTTCTTCTCAAAACGTGCTTAAAGTAGAAAGTGAAACTTCCACTCCAAACTTAAAATCATCAAATGTTGGCGTACAAAGTGTATCTAGTGTCACAGATCTAAAACCTTGTAAGACCAACTTAAAAAACTCGTTCAGTTTTAGCGCATTAGACGATGGACCTCTGGGAAAGGCGAGTTTTATCgaaattaaacctaaaaagAAAACAGAGATCCTAAAATTGTGCGCAATTCAGGAGACGGTAGCGTTAGCAAATAAAGAtccagaatttaatttaatttctacaaaacaaaacgattCCGTGCTCATAGCGGCCTCTAGATTGATTTCATTTATGAGAGATAAAGAAAAGGAGTACCTTAATTATTCTTGA
- the LOC110994210 gene encoding tubulin glycylase 3A-like isoform X2 — MPIIKKKFGKRKRKISGCILPKNAPPFTGLKKFTNASRQRVRLYKGGVRRIFTPFHKFNQKKKIRMEFSRTLSPAGLSPKEKSYLICSCQAKSTKYAGLKRKAAEAIKEAKIFSIQGSCNAVRKALLDRGWVEKLPLNRMNLTKIRNGVYSNKLEIQSELERLLLSNFVDKHNPNFVWRSRDDRRETTIDMSKDYTTIVNKLELDAVWTSKQGLCSSMKRNYWFYIEDVAEVKGPRSYNTPEPGEIEGFIHDYKITACTSLLKWTLSMVANERPIFNDNGKIAINVIVFALNRCKEYLFRKQHKDIDREINTVNDEQWNSFLKKYYCIIARNEVFTRDKSNKLPLYLSYAKYLLKEIHKYRPQLSCEGCHNIWIIKPAHCSRGRGIRMASKLGVITDLLYKANAKHVIQKYIEEPLLIHETKFDIRQYYLVTSTYPLVIWMYRDCYLKFSSQKYNLKNYHESIHLTNNAVQKKYSNCKNRHLELPSSNMWDLNKYKSYLNKIGRNDVWDSVIYPGMKKSIVGIMLSCQDSLSVSKNRFELYGCDFILDNEYKPWLIEINSCPDLNSTTQVTAKICPAVLTDIIKVVIDYANNPKSSTGDFECIYRQPMTLPKYGSATDLVVRGYSLPNEYFYKGHIEIQESYEDPEIGSEQDVEAILNKLKRFYDMEDTVMVQTRVLDEKIAKKREKLSPSSLTENELSPVIDISNPSSQNVLKVESETSTPNLKSSNVGVQSVSSVTDLKPCKTNLKNSFSFSALDDGPLGKASFIEIKPKKKTEILKLCAIQETVALANKDPEFNLISTKQNDSVLIAASRLISFMRDKEKEYLNYS, encoded by the exons atgccaattataaaaaagaaattcggCAAACGAAAAAGG AAAATCAGTGGTTGTATACTTCCAAAAAATGCGCCCCCCTTCACTGGCCTAAAGAAATTCACAAATGCTTCCAGACAAAGAGTG AGATTGTACAAGGGTGGCGTGAGACGCATATTTACTCCTTtccataaatttaatcaaaagaaAAAGATACGGATGGAGTTTTCAAGAACACTATCTCCTGCTGGCCTTTCACCAAAAGAGAAAAGCTACTTAATATGTAGCTGTCAGGCAAAATCAACTAAATATGCAGGTCTAAAAAGGAAGGCTGCAGAAGCTATAAAAGAAGCAAAAATATTCTCAATCCAAGGCTCTTGCAATGCCGTCAGGAAAGCTTTATTAGATCGAGGATGGGTCGAAAAGTTGCCTTTGAACCGTATGAATCttacaaaaataagaaatggTGTGTACTCAAACAAATTAGAAATACAAAGTGAACTTGAAAGATTGCTTCTATCCAATTTCGTAGATAAACATAATCCTAACTTCGTTTGGAGATCTCGTGACGATAGAAGAGAAACAACTATAGACATGTCAAAGGACTATACGACTATAGTTAATAAACTTGAACTTGATGCTGTATGGACTTCTAAACAAGGTTTGTGCTCTTCCatgaaaagaaattattggTTTTACATTGAAGACGTCGCCGAAGTCAAAGGACCGCGATCATATAACACGCCTGAACCAGGTGAAATTGAAGGATTCATACATGATTACAAAATTACAGCTTGTACTAGTTTGCTAAAATGGACTCTTTCGATGGTGGCCAATGAGAGACCCATTTTCAATGATAATGGTAAAATTGctattaatgtaattgtttttgcCTTGAATAGGTGTAAAGAATACCTATTTCGTAAACAGCATAAAGATATAGATCGAGAAATTAACACTGTAAATGACGAACAGTGGAACTCGTTTTTAAAGAAGTACTATTGTATAATTGCGAGAAACGAAGTATTCACAAGAGACAAAAGTAACAAATTGCcgttatatttaagttatgcCAAATATCTCTTAAAAGAAATTCACAAATATAGGCCACAGTTAAGTTGCGAGGGTTGTCATAATATATGGATAATTAAACCTGCCCATTGCTCTAGAGGAAGAGGCATAAGAATGGCATCTAAATTAGGAGTTATCACGGATTTGTTGTACAAAGCCAATGCGAAACATGTTATTCAGAAATACATCG AGGAGCCACTGCTTATTCATGAGACAAAATTTGACATACGGCAATACTATTTGGTAACGAGCACCTATCCTTTGGTTATATGGATGTATCGAGattgttatttaaagtttagttCGCAGAAATACAATCTTAAAAACTATCACGAGTCGATTCACTTGACGAATAATGcggtacaaaaaaaatatagcaacTGCAAAAATCGTCACTTAGAACTGCCTAGTAGCAATATGTGggacttaaataaatacaaaagctacttaaataaaattggaagAAATGACGTATGGGATTCTGTTATTTACCCTGGAATGAAGAAATCGATTGTAGGGATTATGCTGAGCTGTCAAGACTCCCTCTCAGTTAGTAAAAACCGCTTTGAGTTGTACggttgtgattttattttggaCAACGAATATAAACCATGGTTGATAGAAATTAACTCATGTCCAGATCTTAACAGTACAACACAAGTTACAGCAAAAATATGTCCGGCTGTGTTAACGGACATAATTAAAG TTGTAATTGATTATGCAAATAATCCAAAATCATCAACGGGCGATTTTGAATGCATTTATAGACAGCCAATGACTCTACCAAAATATGGGAGTGCAACCGATCTTGTTGTGCGAGGATATTCTCTTcccaatgaatatttttacaaaggcCACATTGAAATTCAAGAATCATATGAAGATCCTGAAATCGGTTCTGAGCAAGACGTTGAAGCAATTCTAAATAAGCTCAAACGCTTCTATGACATGGAGGATACGGTTATGGTACAGACACGCGTGTTGGACGAAAAAATAGCGAAGAAACGCGAGAAGTTATCACCTAGCAGTTTGACGGAAAATGAACTGAGTCCTGTAATTGATATTTCTAATCCTTCTTCTCAAAACGTGCTTAAAGTAGAAAGTGAAACTTCCACTCCAAACTTAAAATCATCAAATGTTGGCGTACAAAGTGTATCTAGTGTCACAGATCTAAAACCTTGTAAGACCAACTTAAAAAACTCGTTCAGTTTTAGCGCATTAGACGATGGACCTCTGGGAAAGGCGAGTTTTATCgaaattaaacctaaaaagAAAACAGAGATCCTAAAATTGTGCGCAATTCAGGAGACGGTAGCGTTAGCAAATAAAGAtccagaatttaatttaatttctacaaaacaaaacgattCCGTGCTCATAGCGGCCTCTAGATTGATTTCATTTATGAGAGATAAAGAAAAGGAGTACCTTAATTATTCTTGA